The proteins below are encoded in one region of Aquisphaera giovannonii:
- a CDS encoding RNA polymerase sigma factor, with protein MMMDDPALVKAIRSGDVQATRLLVERFHGIVFGLCYRMLSHRQDAEDVTQETFLRALRAIFGFDAEKPIRPWLLEIAANRCRTALAMRAKRPRLAPVSEVEDPADSRAGVRDPDDLAGELKAAIDRLRPEYRLVFLLYHEQDLAYDEIARSLGRPVGTIKIWLHRARAELASHLARRGIGR; from the coding sequence ATGATGATGGACGACCCCGCGCTCGTGAAGGCCATCCGCTCGGGCGACGTCCAGGCGACGCGCCTGCTGGTGGAACGGTTCCACGGGATCGTCTTCGGCCTCTGCTACCGGATGCTCAGCCATCGGCAGGACGCCGAGGACGTCACCCAGGAGACGTTCCTCCGCGCCCTCCGCGCGATCTTCGGGTTCGACGCGGAGAAGCCGATCCGGCCGTGGCTCCTGGAGATCGCCGCCAACCGCTGCCGCACCGCCCTGGCGATGCGCGCGAAGCGGCCGAGGCTCGCGCCGGTCTCCGAGGTGGAGGACCCGGCCGACTCCCGGGCCGGCGTACGCGATCCGGACGACCTCGCGGGCGAGTTGAAGGCCGCCATCGACCGCCTCCGCCCCGAGTATCGCCTCGTGTTCCTCCTCTACCACGAACAGGACCTCGCCTACGACGAGATCGCCCGCAGCCTCGGGCGTCCCGTCGGGACGATCAAAATCTGGCTCCATCGCGCCCGGGCCGAGCTCGCCAGTCACCTGGCGCGAAGGGGCATCGGCCGCTGA
- a CDS encoding BatD family protein, which translates to MSSRDSRRFALLAIPIILTPAFGTAAMGRDPDSLSVRLEAEKGPYRVGQGIEIGVAVPARDERPTLELPAVRDARVFLAGTSFRPVSASAIGRVQSGENVFLTRVRLVPGRAGVLDVPPIVARLGDQSGRSQALRLRVEPVPTEGRPAGFLGGVGEFTLEADASPSSVRVGQATVYRIEIRGPAAWGSRLAPDLSRLAHLPIAPKIDELPQAAADDPPTRTFSFRILPTRPGDVLLPPVSISAYDPHAGQYFTKVTRSVPIRAVAVPELESGTVELPTHPAGWTRSSGTAAVASTIIGATLIVIASRLVRRGRAARRGPAASRRLARQLAARLASLGKAGGAEGSSEEMSPARFAAELMGALTTFASTVADRPPGALTPAEARDAFRALTGSEELASRASRLVEWCDRVLFSDELRTDGLADCCREAVALFDSLGRRTLRPLGSRRGPARSSP; encoded by the coding sequence ATGTCGTCGCGCGATTCACGGCGATTCGCCCTGCTCGCGATCCCGATCATCCTCACGCCCGCCTTCGGGACGGCGGCGATGGGTCGCGATCCGGATTCGCTCTCCGTCCGATTGGAGGCGGAGAAGGGGCCCTATCGCGTCGGGCAGGGGATCGAGATCGGCGTCGCCGTGCCGGCCCGCGACGAGCGGCCGACGCTCGAACTGCCGGCGGTCCGGGACGCGCGGGTGTTTCTCGCCGGGACCTCGTTCCGGCCCGTGAGCGCCTCGGCGATCGGCAGGGTGCAGTCCGGCGAGAACGTCTTCCTCACGCGAGTGCGGCTCGTCCCCGGCAGGGCGGGCGTCCTCGACGTCCCGCCGATCGTGGCCCGGCTCGGCGACCAATCGGGCCGGAGCCAGGCCCTCCGGCTCCGGGTCGAGCCGGTGCCCACGGAGGGACGCCCCGCCGGGTTCCTTGGCGGGGTCGGCGAGTTCACGCTCGAGGCCGACGCATCGCCGTCGAGCGTGCGGGTCGGCCAGGCGACCGTCTACCGGATCGAGATTCGCGGGCCGGCCGCGTGGGGCAGCCGCCTCGCACCCGACCTCTCCAGGCTGGCCCACCTCCCAATCGCGCCGAAGATCGACGAATTGCCCCAGGCGGCCGCCGACGACCCGCCGACTCGGACCTTCTCGTTCCGGATCCTGCCGACGAGGCCCGGGGATGTCCTCCTGCCGCCGGTATCCATCTCGGCCTACGACCCCCATGCGGGCCAATACTTCACGAAGGTCACCCGAAGCGTCCCGATCCGCGCCGTCGCGGTCCCGGAGCTGGAGAGCGGGACGGTCGAGCTCCCGACCCATCCGGCCGGCTGGACGCGATCATCGGGGACTGCGGCCGTCGCGTCGACGATCATCGGAGCGACGCTCATCGTGATCGCCTCCCGACTCGTCCGTCGCGGGCGGGCGGCCCGGAGGGGCCCCGCTGCAAGCCGTCGGCTGGCACGTCAGCTCGCGGCCCGGCTGGCCTCGCTCGGCAAGGCAGGCGGGGCCGAGGGCTCGAGCGAGGAGATGAGCCCCGCGCGGTTCGCCGCCGAGTTGATGGGCGCGCTCACGACTTTCGCGTCGACGGTCGCGGACCGCCCCCCCGGCGCTCTCACGCCGGCCGAGGCCCGCGACGCCTTCCGAGCCCTGACGGGCTCCGAGGAGCTGGCCTCACGGGCGTCCCGGCTGGTCGAATGGTGTGACCGGGTGCTCTTCTCGGACGAGCTCAGGACGGACGGCCTCGCGGACTGTTGCCGGGAGGCCGTGGCGCTCTTCGATTCGCTCGGGAGGCGTACGCTTCGCCCCTTGGGATCGCGGCGAGGGCCGGCTCGGTCCTCGCCATGA
- a CDS encoding YqjF family protein yields the protein MPTEIDRIAPALRPPGRTVMFQRWADLLFLHWPLPVEAIRPHVPEGLGIDTFGGRAYVGLVPFTMTGIRYAWAPPVPGTSRFHEVNVRTYVHRDGRDPGVWFFSLDAANPLAVLMARWAWGLPYHLARMSLKIDPDRVEYRSGRVRTGPTPMGCDLAYWPEGTPSAATPGTLEHFLAERYILYAFRRGTLYIGRVHHSPYPLQPARVLRLEENLLQAAGLSRPPGVDPIAHFASEVRVRVYPLHPVG from the coding sequence ATGCCCACCGAGATCGATCGCATCGCCCCCGCGTTGAGGCCGCCCGGCCGCACGGTCATGTTCCAACGATGGGCGGACCTCCTCTTCCTCCACTGGCCGCTGCCCGTCGAGGCCATCCGCCCCCACGTCCCCGAGGGGCTCGGGATCGACACCTTCGGGGGGCGCGCCTACGTCGGGCTCGTGCCGTTCACCATGACCGGCATCCGCTACGCGTGGGCGCCGCCGGTGCCGGGGACGTCGCGATTCCACGAGGTGAATGTCCGGACCTATGTGCATCGCGATGGCCGGGATCCGGGCGTCTGGTTCTTCAGCCTGGACGCGGCGAATCCCCTGGCGGTGCTTATGGCGAGGTGGGCCTGGGGCCTCCCGTATCACCTGGCGAGGATGAGCCTCAAGATCGATCCCGATCGCGTCGAATACCGGTCGGGGCGCGTCCGGACCGGCCCGACGCCCATGGGCTGCGACCTGGCCTACTGGCCCGAAGGGACGCCTTCGGCCGCGACGCCCGGCACGCTCGAGCATTTCCTCGCCGAACGCTACATCCTCTACGCCTTCCGGCGGGGCACCCTGTACATCGGGCGGGTCCACCACTCGCCCTACCCGCTCCAGCCGGCGCGGGTGCTGAGGCTGGAGGAGAATCTCCTCCAGGCCGCCGGCCTCTCGCGCCCTCCGGGCGTCGATCCCATCGCACACTTCGCGAGCGAGGTCCGCGTCCGGGTCTACCCGCTGCATCCCGTCGGGTAG
- a CDS encoding PP2C family protein-serine/threonine phosphatase — protein sequence MSAAHVRPVADELDTGEFQASGIRDRVHAEVSFAGATHPGRIRERNEDQYLIAKLAKSMRICGSSLPEAETIKFSDEEGYLLMVADGMGGVAGGKEASTLAVRTVESFVLDAVKWFLHGDGHEQSALSAELRHALQRADRDILQKAEMEPRLHGMGTTLTVAYSVGDDMFIAHAGDSRAYLYRGGHLERMTSDHTLVQLLVDHGELSPEDAKEHPRRHVITNVVGGPSPGVQVDIQRRKLHDGDLVLLCSDGLTEEVPEPEIASALADCRDLNATVHRLIEATLARGAKDNVTVVVARYRIE from the coding sequence ATGTCCGCCGCTCACGTCCGGCCGGTGGCCGATGAATTGGATACGGGCGAATTCCAGGCCTCGGGTATCCGGGACCGCGTCCACGCCGAGGTTTCTTTCGCCGGGGCCACGCATCCCGGGAGGATCCGCGAACGCAACGAGGATCAGTACCTGATCGCCAAGCTCGCCAAGTCGATGCGGATCTGCGGCTCGAGCCTGCCGGAGGCCGAGACCATCAAGTTCTCCGACGAGGAGGGATACCTCCTCATGGTGGCCGACGGCATGGGGGGAGTGGCCGGGGGCAAGGAGGCCAGCACCCTGGCCGTGCGGACGGTCGAGTCGTTCGTCCTGGATGCGGTCAAATGGTTCCTCCACGGCGACGGGCATGAGCAGTCCGCCCTCAGCGCGGAACTCCGCCATGCGCTCCAGCGTGCGGACCGGGACATCCTCCAGAAGGCCGAGATGGAGCCCCGCCTGCACGGGATGGGGACCACGCTCACCGTGGCCTATAGCGTCGGCGACGACATGTTCATCGCCCACGCCGGGGACTCGCGCGCGTACCTCTACCGCGGCGGACATCTCGAGCGGATGACCTCGGATCACACGCTCGTCCAGCTCCTCGTCGATCACGGCGAGCTCTCGCCGGAGGACGCGAAGGAACACCCCCGGCGGCACGTCATCACGAACGTCGTCGGCGGCCCGAGCCCGGGAGTCCAGGTGGACATCCAGCGCCGGAAGCTGCATGATGGCGACCTCGTCCTCCTCTGCTCCGACGGCCTCACCGAGGAGGTCCCCGAGCCGGAGATCGCCTCGGCCCTGGCGGATTGCCGCGACCTCAACGCGACCGTCCACCGGCTGATCGAGGCCACCCTGGCGCGGGGGGCGAAGGACAACGTCACCGTGGTCGTGGCGAGGTATCGCATCGAATGA
- a CDS encoding DEAD/DEAH box helicase: MGLSATMLKALARARYVKPSPIQSEFIPLALDGLDVLGQAKTGTGKTAAFGIPLIEMMEARSRGPQAIILAPTRELVQQIVGELQKLAEGRDVAICGIYGGEPIERQLRALARGVDIVVGTPGRVMDHMERRTLYLGDIVHVVLDEADRMLDIGFRPDIERILRKVPDPHQTMLLSATISDDVRKLAGRYMYHPVEVNLSTDEPSVESIQQYYISVNHDRKVELLVHLLKRDKPRQCIVFTRTKRGADRLAERLRRVIPGVASIHGDLAQSARDRVMRGFRDKSIPVLVATDVVGRGIDVEGISHVINYDIPDDPENYVHRIGRTGRMGKDGIAYLFVGPDQGEPLTLIENLINKVIPSHKVEGFEVARARSAAPAARELYNNVGGLPREMAVR, translated from the coding sequence ATGGGCCTGAGCGCGACGATGCTCAAGGCCCTGGCCCGCGCCCGCTATGTGAAGCCCTCGCCCATCCAGTCCGAGTTCATCCCCCTGGCGCTCGATGGCCTCGACGTCCTGGGGCAGGCAAAGACGGGCACCGGGAAGACGGCCGCGTTCGGCATCCCCCTCATCGAGATGATGGAGGCCCGCTCGCGGGGCCCGCAGGCCATCATCCTCGCCCCGACCCGCGAGCTCGTCCAGCAGATCGTCGGTGAGCTGCAGAAGCTGGCCGAGGGGCGCGACGTCGCCATCTGCGGGATCTACGGCGGCGAGCCCATCGAGCGTCAGCTCCGCGCGCTCGCCCGCGGCGTCGACATCGTCGTCGGCACCCCCGGCCGCGTCATGGACCACATGGAACGTCGCACCCTCTACCTCGGCGACATCGTCCACGTGGTCCTCGATGAGGCCGATCGCATGCTCGACATCGGGTTCCGGCCCGACATCGAGCGGATCCTGCGGAAGGTGCCCGATCCGCATCAGACCATGCTGCTGTCTGCCACCATCAGCGACGACGTCCGCAAGCTGGCCGGCCGCTACATGTACCACCCGGTCGAGGTGAATCTGTCCACGGACGAGCCCTCGGTCGAGTCGATCCAGCAGTACTACATCTCGGTGAACCACGACCGGAAGGTCGAGTTGCTGGTGCACCTGCTGAAGCGGGACAAGCCGCGGCAGTGCATCGTCTTCACGCGGACGAAGCGCGGGGCAGACCGCCTCGCCGAGCGGCTCCGCCGAGTCATCCCGGGCGTCGCCTCGATCCACGGCGACCTCGCCCAGTCGGCCCGCGACCGCGTCATGCGGGGCTTCCGCGACAAGAGCATCCCCGTCCTGGTCGCCACCGACGTCGTCGGCCGAGGCATCGACGTCGAGGGGATCAGCCACGTCATCAACTACGACATCCCCGACGACCCGGAGAACTACGTCCACCGCATCGGCCGCACCGGCCGCATGGGGAAGGACGGCATCGCCTATCTGTTCGTCGGGCCCGATCAGGGCGAGCCCCTCACGCTGATCGAGAACCTCATCAACAAGGTGATCCCGTCCCACAAGGTCGAGGGCTTCGAGGTCGCCCGAGCGCGGTCCGCCGCGCCCGCCGCCCGCGAGCTGTACAACAACGTCGGCGGCCTCCCTCGCGAGATGGCCGTCCGCTGA
- a CDS encoding VanZ family protein, whose protein sequence is MKRIGLVFVAFASFLVSVVAAADAGLGPSLWGWVERVPFGDKMCHCVLMFTLCLLANLALGSRELHPGRGPFLLATVVVGCLVLAEEISQIWIPGRTFDLLDLSADAIGLLAADLGARGLRARLRPSIRLADRGEAA, encoded by the coding sequence ATGAAACGGATCGGGCTGGTGTTCGTGGCGTTCGCCTCGTTCCTTGTGTCGGTGGTGGCCGCGGCGGATGCCGGCCTGGGGCCGAGTCTCTGGGGCTGGGTGGAACGCGTGCCCTTCGGGGACAAGATGTGCCACTGTGTTCTGATGTTCACCCTGTGCCTCCTGGCCAACCTGGCCCTGGGCTCCCGTGAGCTCCATCCCGGGCGCGGGCCGTTTCTCCTGGCCACCGTCGTGGTCGGGTGCCTGGTCCTCGCGGAGGAGATCTCCCAGATCTGGATCCCCGGGCGGACCTTCGATTTGCTCGACCTGTCGGCCGACGCGATCGGGCTCCTCGCCGCGGACCTCGGCGCCCGGGGCCTCCGGGCCCGTCTGCGTCCGTCCATACGGCTCGCGGATCGGGGCGAGGCCGCCTGA
- a CDS encoding TMEM175 family protein, whose amino-acid sequence MSKSRLEAFSDGVIAILITIMVFDIKAPAGTDSNAFLPVIPRLLTYLMSYVYLGIYWNNHHHMFQVVGRVGGAVLWANLHLLFWLSFFPFATSWLESSRFAPLPAAVYGIVLLMAALAYTILQATLIRCDGPGSRLRDAIGSDLKGKASLALYLPGIALAFINPRLSIAFYVAVALLWLIPDRRIESRLNPRPATSAGSLSDAE is encoded by the coding sequence ATGAGCAAGAGCCGGCTGGAAGCCTTCAGCGACGGCGTGATCGCGATCCTGATCACGATCATGGTCTTCGACATCAAGGCCCCGGCCGGCACCGACTCCAATGCATTCCTCCCCGTGATCCCCAGGCTCCTCACCTACCTGATGAGCTACGTCTACCTGGGGATCTACTGGAACAACCACCACCACATGTTCCAGGTCGTCGGCCGCGTCGGGGGCGCCGTCCTCTGGGCCAACCTTCACCTCCTGTTCTGGCTCTCCTTCTTCCCGTTCGCCACGAGCTGGCTCGAGTCGAGCCGGTTCGCCCCGCTGCCGGCCGCCGTCTACGGCATCGTCCTCCTGATGGCCGCCCTGGCCTACACCATCCTGCAGGCCACGCTGATCCGCTGCGACGGGCCGGGGTCCCGGCTCCGCGACGCCATCGGATCGGACCTCAAGGGCAAGGCCTCCCTCGCGCTCTACCTCCCGGGCATCGCCCTCGCCTTCATCAACCCGCGACTCTCCATCGCCTTCTACGTCGCCGTCGCACTCCTCTGGCTGATCCCCGATCGCCGCATCGAGTCCCGCCTCAATCCGCGCCCGGCAACGAGCGCAGGTTCGCTCTCGGATGCAGAGTGA
- a CDS encoding anti-sigma factor — MDCREFDRRWDDLLDRETAARAGGGGAAGPDRRLAEHAATCPRCKPIHARYVLLRAAIRAWTPSIPGTAPSPELIDRVLASASVPTAARPRVYRRLSRPGALVAGAIAAAAIAVLLTPITGPRPLPRGPRAPESKPKLSEALAGATAATWGLAESTTGEAARFGRQVIGAAATSGDEAVPVAADDEGSPLSFLSFSPALHERSDESSAGWLQDVGAGLSSSVRPLSSTAERAFGFLRVRASARVRPDSPPSSKGA, encoded by the coding sequence ATGGATTGCCGGGAATTCGATCGCCGCTGGGATGACCTGCTCGACCGGGAGACCGCGGCCCGGGCGGGGGGTGGCGGGGCCGCCGGGCCCGATCGTCGCCTCGCCGAGCACGCCGCGACCTGCCCGCGATGCAAGCCGATCCACGCCCGCTACGTCCTCCTCCGGGCGGCGATCCGGGCCTGGACGCCATCGATCCCCGGGACTGCGCCGTCGCCGGAGCTGATCGACCGGGTGTTGGCCTCCGCCTCCGTCCCGACGGCGGCCCGGCCGCGAGTCTATCGTCGGCTGTCGCGTCCCGGCGCCCTCGTGGCCGGGGCGATCGCGGCCGCCGCGATCGCCGTGCTCCTGACTCCGATCACCGGGCCGAGGCCGCTGCCCCGCGGCCCAAGGGCCCCGGAATCGAAACCGAAGCTCTCCGAGGCCCTGGCCGGTGCGACGGCGGCCACCTGGGGCCTGGCCGAATCGACGACCGGCGAGGCCGCCCGATTCGGCCGCCAGGTGATCGGGGCCGCCGCCACCTCCGGCGACGAGGCCGTCCCGGTCGCGGCCGACGATGAGGGATCTCCGCTCAGCTTCCTCAGCTTCTCGCCGGCTCTTCACGAGCGCTCGGACGAGTCGAGTGCCGGCTGGCTGCAGGACGTTGGGGCGGGCCTTTCCTCCAGCGTCCGCCCCCTCTCCTCGACCGCGGAGCGGGCCTTCGGCTTCCTCCGAGTGCGCGCCTCCGCGAGGGTGCGGCCGGATTCTCCGCCGTCCTCCAAAGGAGCTTGA
- a CDS encoding vWA domain-containing protein, producing MDFARPQWLWMLLALVPLGFLLGRGSRARLAAWRALAQRGRPTPRRSWSVLLALVLIVLALARPRFGSPMGPAPPPGHDVVLLMDVSRSMAAEDAVPSRLAVAIESALSLLNALAEEPASRAAVVAFAGRGMLRYPMTENLGAVADVLGSLRPGSVQPGGTDLGAGLAAAVEAFGKDEHLDGRSIIMFSDGEDHRDRWQDALERLTRQGVAVHVVAIGDAENGHEIPSGEGASPLTYDGKPVKSRRVDESLTAIAKETGGATIPLGLAATDLGSLYRERIAPAARLRRQAARVPERPERFPYFLATALGFVLSASWPPGRPGPLRWAWNRIAGGMLLAFVVVGLGAGGTPAGSAHGRVKKGELAYRSGDFEDALAEFEAASALAPREAVPRYDAAAALFQLRRFPEAARIYREARELAGEALRVKIDYALGNTALAMGDIPGAVEGYDRCIASAARGAGLDAIRADAAENRRFAIEQAPPSVTAQGDGDDPKDQPRGGRKAPRRPEGGDDTAGDDPGGGGPNAGGKEPDGEDEPPRRPPNRRRRVGGAGGSGKEARSPAGESPDDRLDEAVDEIRDALNRRLSDDAPAAAAVDNHKDW from the coding sequence GTGGATTTCGCCCGCCCTCAATGGCTCTGGATGCTCCTCGCCCTGGTCCCGCTCGGCTTCTTGCTCGGGCGAGGGAGTCGGGCCAGGCTCGCCGCCTGGCGGGCGCTCGCCCAGCGGGGCAGGCCCACTCCCCGGAGGTCGTGGAGCGTCCTGCTGGCCCTGGTGCTGATCGTCCTCGCGCTGGCTCGCCCACGGTTCGGCTCGCCGATGGGGCCGGCACCGCCGCCGGGCCATGACGTGGTGTTGCTGATGGACGTCAGCCGCAGCATGGCGGCGGAGGACGCGGTGCCGAGCCGGCTGGCGGTGGCGATCGAATCCGCCTTGAGCCTGCTGAACGCCCTCGCGGAGGAGCCGGCGAGCCGGGCCGCGGTCGTGGCCTTCGCGGGCAGGGGGATGCTCCGCTACCCGATGACGGAGAATCTCGGGGCGGTGGCGGACGTCCTGGGGAGCCTCCGGCCCGGCTCGGTGCAGCCGGGAGGGACCGACCTCGGGGCGGGCCTGGCCGCGGCCGTCGAGGCGTTCGGCAAGGACGAACACCTGGACGGGCGATCGATCATCATGTTCTCGGACGGCGAGGACCACCGGGATCGGTGGCAGGACGCCCTGGAGAGGCTGACCCGGCAGGGCGTCGCGGTGCACGTCGTCGCGATCGGCGACGCCGAGAATGGCCACGAAATCCCTTCGGGTGAGGGGGCATCGCCGCTCACGTATGACGGGAAGCCGGTGAAATCCCGTCGCGTGGACGAGTCGCTCACCGCGATCGCGAAGGAAACCGGCGGGGCGACGATCCCCCTGGGCCTTGCCGCGACGGACCTGGGCTCGCTCTACCGCGAACGGATCGCCCCGGCGGCACGCCTCCGCCGGCAGGCCGCGCGGGTGCCCGAGCGCCCGGAGCGGTTCCCGTATTTCCTGGCGACGGCCCTCGGTTTCGTCCTCTCCGCGTCGTGGCCGCCTGGCCGGCCGGGCCCGTTGCGGTGGGCCTGGAATCGGATCGCCGGGGGGATGCTCCTGGCATTCGTCGTCGTCGGGCTTGGCGCGGGCGGGACGCCGGCCGGGTCGGCACACGGTCGCGTGAAGAAAGGGGAGCTTGCCTATCGGTCGGGAGATTTCGAAGACGCCTTGGCCGAATTCGAGGCGGCCTCGGCGCTCGCACCGCGGGAGGCCGTGCCCCGCTACGACGCGGCCGCGGCCCTGTTCCAGCTCCGGCGTTTCCCGGAGGCCGCGAGGATCTACCGCGAGGCGCGGGAACTCGCCGGCGAGGCCCTCCGCGTGAAGATCGACTACGCCCTCGGGAACACGGCCCTGGCGATGGGCGACATCCCCGGGGCGGTCGAGGGGTATGACCGTTGCATCGCCTCGGCGGCCCGCGGGGCGGGCCTGGACGCCATCCGGGCCGACGCCGCGGAGAATCGTCGGTTCGCGATCGAGCAGGCGCCGCCGTCCGTGACCGCCCAGGGGGACGGCGACGACCCGAAGGACCAACCTCGGGGCGGCCGAAAGGCCCCGAGGAGGCCGGAGGGCGGGGACGACACGGCCGGCGACGACCCCGGCGGGGGAGGCCCGAACGCCGGTGGTAAGGAGCCGGACGGTGAGGACGAGCCGCCCCGCCGGCCGCCGAACCGCCGGCGCCGCGTGGGGGGGGCAGGGGGCTCCGGCAAGGAGGCGAGGAGCCCCGCCGGGGAGTCGCCCGACGACCGCCTGGATGAGGCCGTGGACGAGATCCGAGACGCCCTCAACCGCCGCCTCTCCGACGACGCCCCCGCGGCCGCGGCCGTCGACAACCACAAGGACTGGTAA